From Brochothrix thermosphacta DSM 20171 = FSL F6-1036, a single genomic window includes:
- a CDS encoding DUF771 domain-containing protein — translation MEVQIEERLKIIENLLKRQNLNEMTNWTVKELVESTGRSSRYIKERLLHNSKFMPKLESEGVVIYPEGVGGAININTKKMLHFIEVNHSKIFGREVYK, via the coding sequence GTGGAAGTACAAATTGAAGAACGATTAAAAATTATTGAGAATTTGTTAAAAAGACAAAATCTTAACGAGATGACAAATTGGACAGTTAAAGAGTTAGTTGAATCTACCGGGCGTTCATCACGATACATCAAAGAACGTTTGCTTCATAACTCAAAATTCATGCCTAAACTTGAGTCGGAAGGAGTTGTGATATATCCGGAGGGTGTCGGTGGAGCAATAAACATCAACACAAAGAAAATGTTGCACTTCATCGAAGTCAATCACTCTAAAATTTTCGGGAGAGAGGTGTACAAGTGA
- a CDS encoding helix-turn-helix domain-containing protein — MRFTLTSIGEVQNNFSKILGERLLKITKVSEDTGIARSTLTRIYYKKNKAISFDVLVLLCDYLDIELSELISYKPLRKEER; from the coding sequence ATGAGGTTCACATTAACAAGCATTGGAGAGGTGCAAAATAACTTCTCTAAAATACTAGGCGAACGACTGTTGAAAATAACTAAAGTTAGTGAAGATACAGGCATCGCAAGAAGTACATTAACTCGTATTTACTACAAAAAAAATAAAGCGATTAGCTTTGATGTACTTGTTCTACTTTGTGATTACCTGGACATTGAATTGTCGGAATTAATTAGCTACAAACCGCTAAGAAAGGAAGAACGATGA
- a CDS encoding host-nuclease inhibitor Gam family protein — MTENKLPKFEAPEANVFDEITTEMQVSEAIGYIDWTSYQKQKNQEMYEEAVKPFVERIEHADAWLKEQNDKLETSVSNLTVNLKVYLMRDNQKRVESGKKARKTVKTPFGNFSLKKQQPQFVKEEKLLMEYAKAAGKVNEKTTVSIDWAAIKKESQIIDGKIIDPNGEVVPGVKVVEQDDKATVTLNKGVDE, encoded by the coding sequence ATGACTGAAAACAAACTCCCTAAATTTGAAGCACCAGAAGCAAATGTTTTCGATGAAATAACAACAGAAATGCAAGTATCAGAAGCGATTGGTTACATTGATTGGACATCGTACCAAAAACAAAAAAATCAAGAAATGTATGAGGAAGCTGTAAAACCGTTCGTTGAACGAATAGAACATGCAGATGCTTGGTTGAAAGAACAAAACGACAAGTTAGAAACGTCTGTATCTAACCTCACAGTCAATTTAAAGGTATATCTTATGCGAGATAACCAAAAGCGTGTAGAAAGCGGCAAGAAAGCACGTAAGACTGTGAAAACACCATTCGGTAACTTTAGCTTAAAGAAACAACAGCCACAATTTGTAAAAGAAGAAAAGCTCTTGATGGAGTACGCAAAAGCAGCTGGCAAAGTTAACGAGAAAACAACGGTATCTATTGATTGGGCAGCTATCAAAAAAGAAAGTCAAATTATCGATGGGAAAATCATTGATCCAAACGGCGAAGTTGTACCAGGAGTGAAAGTAGTCGAACAGGACGATAAAGCAACGGTAACACTAAACAAGGGAGTTGATGAGTGA
- a CDS encoding ERF family protein, which yields MKTSESIVKLSVGLTKLRAEIVQPKKTANNPFFKNSYVPLNMVMAAIDNASKGTGVSYINMPVSGEKTIGTVLRINHESGEFMEFDPFMMPLEKNTAQAAGSALTYAKRYVLSAAFGIDSEVDDDGNAASGNNGNNNSNQQKQQSKPKEITKVQIDNIKTKANQLAEKNGGDLGAVYQALKIADVNTLSKSYADECIATLDQWLGGV from the coding sequence ATGAAAACTAGCGAAAGTATAGTTAAATTGTCGGTAGGTTTAACGAAATTAAGAGCGGAAATTGTGCAACCTAAAAAAACGGCAAATAATCCATTTTTCAAAAACAGTTATGTGCCTTTGAACATGGTAATGGCTGCAATAGACAACGCATCTAAAGGGACAGGGGTTTCTTATATAAACATGCCAGTTAGCGGTGAAAAGACTATCGGGACAGTTTTGCGTATAAATCATGAATCGGGCGAATTTATGGAGTTTGACCCTTTCATGATGCCGCTTGAAAAAAACACAGCTCAAGCAGCGGGTAGTGCATTAACTTATGCCAAGCGTTACGTTTTATCAGCAGCTTTTGGTATAGATAGCGAAGTTGATGATGATGGTAATGCGGCAAGTGGAAACAACGGAAATAACAACTCAAATCAACAAAAGCAACAAAGTAAACCTAAAGAAATCACTAAAGTACAGATTGATAACATCAAAACTAAAGCTAATCAACTTGCAGAAAAAAATGGCGGAGATTTAGGGGCAGTATATCAAGCGTTGAAAATAGCAGACGTTAACACGTTATCCAAATCATACGCAGATGAATGTATAGCTACTTTAGATCAATGGCTAGGAGGCGTGTAA
- a CDS encoding conserved phage C-terminal domain-containing protein — protein MAQRRMFSKDITTSDIFVDMPMSSQLLYFHLGMEADDEGFIGNAKMLSRAYGSNNDDLTLLKAKGFIIMFDSGVSVVKDWNLNNRIRKDRIKETIYRSEKSLLTVDSLGVYQVGNQMTTSCQPIDNQMSAQYRLGKVRLVEVSKDIVPQSETVSPYKIIIDYLNDKTDKKFRASADKTKRFIDARLKDGFTVDDFKKVIDNKCFEWMIPGKQINGTPASNYLRPETLFGTKFESYLNQGGGESAIYSEDVNKFSNAPVTDDDTLPF, from the coding sequence TTGGCACAACGAAGAATGTTTAGCAAAGATATTACAACAAGCGACATTTTTGTAGACATGCCGATGTCTAGTCAACTTTTATATTTCCATTTGGGAATGGAGGCTGACGATGAGGGGTTCATCGGAAACGCAAAAATGTTAAGTAGGGCTTACGGATCAAATAATGATGATTTAACACTGTTAAAAGCTAAGGGTTTTATCATCATGTTTGATAGTGGAGTTAGCGTTGTTAAAGATTGGAACTTAAACAACAGAATACGAAAAGACAGAATAAAAGAGACGATTTATCGCTCTGAAAAAAGTCTGTTAACCGTTGATTCTCTAGGCGTTTACCAAGTTGGCAACCAAATGACAACCAGTTGTCAACCAATTGACAACCAAATGTCCGCACAGTATAGGTTAGGTAAGGTTAGGTTAGTAGAGGTTAGTAAAGATATTGTTCCGCAAAGCGAAACTGTTTCTCCTTATAAAATAATAATTGATTATCTAAACGATAAAACAGATAAAAAATTTAGAGCTAGTGCCGATAAAACAAAAAGATTTATAGATGCTAGATTGAAAGATGGTTTCACCGTAGATGACTTTAAAAAAGTTATTGATAACAAATGCTTTGAGTGGATGATTCCAGGTAAACAAATTAACGGAACGCCAGCAAGCAACTATTTAAGACCTGAAACCTTGTTCGGGACTAAGTTTGAATCTTATCTAAATCAAGGAGGTGGAGAAAGTGCAATCTATTCAGAAGATGTCAACAAATTCAGCAATGCGCCAGTTACAGACGATGACACACTCCCTTTCTGA
- a CDS encoding ATP-binding protein translates to MQSIQKMSTNSAMRQLQTMTHSLSDEELAEVRAQVERENNQFRIRAIEAENKKKQEAIFKGSYISERLKEATFDNYVSENKAQEKIRLTCKRYVEIFDKKKPMNLFLTGNYGTGKSHLAAAIHQELSSKKKMNNETLVDQYEYKSLFINLPDLVDELTSGYADNSRREKFESIKNVDLLIIDDFGAEKKDNERGSISSDLLMIFKNRDESKHTVITTNLKPKEILQRYGKRLAEVVLNDRVTTTLVFDWESERNINTW, encoded by the coding sequence GTGCAATCTATTCAGAAGATGTCAACAAATTCAGCAATGCGCCAGTTACAGACGATGACACACTCCCTTTCTGATGAAGAACTAGCAGAAGTGAGAGCGCAAGTTGAACGTGAGAACAATCAATTCCGTATCAGAGCAATTGAAGCTGAGAACAAAAAGAAACAAGAAGCTATTTTCAAAGGCAGCTATATCAGTGAACGATTGAAAGAAGCAACTTTTGATAATTATGTCTCAGAGAACAAAGCACAAGAAAAAATCAGATTAACGTGTAAGCGATATGTTGAGATATTCGACAAAAAAAAACCGATGAACCTTTTTTTAACAGGAAACTATGGCACAGGTAAAAGTCATTTAGCCGCAGCGATACATCAAGAGTTATCCAGTAAAAAGAAAATGAACAATGAAACGCTTGTTGATCAATACGAATACAAGTCATTGTTTATTAACTTACCCGACTTAGTAGACGAGCTTACATCGGGTTACGCAGATAACTCACGTAGAGAAAAGTTTGAAAGTATTAAAAATGTGGACCTATTAATCATTGATGATTTTGGTGCAGAAAAGAAAGACAACGAACGCGGCTCAATTAGTAGCGACTTGTTGATGATATTTAAAAATAGGGATGAATCAAAGCACACAGTGATAACGACTAACTTAAAGCCAAAAGAGATTTTGCAACGTTATGGCAAACGTTTGGCTGAGGTTGTGCTTAATGACCGAGTAACGACGACACTCGTTTTCGATTGGGAGAGCGAACGTAATATAAATACATGGTAA
- a CDS encoding YopX family protein, whose protein sequence is MREMFFRAISKKTGEFVYGVPAPNSFGKYIFMVCLTLDDTCAYPMSKLPDFCEEIIPETLGEYSGVRDGTGEFIFEGDSVEFCDFDSLRTGGNTSDKTRKAKVVFIQGGYFVKDGDYEALLYDALINDSDLTIIGNIYQNKDLLEDK, encoded by the coding sequence ATGAGGGAAATGTTTTTCAGGGCAATAAGTAAAAAAACAGGAGAATTTGTTTATGGTGTACCAGCGCCAAATAGTTTTGGAAAGTATATTTTTATGGTGTGTTTAACACTAGATGATACATGTGCTTATCCGATGTCAAAGTTGCCAGATTTCTGCGAAGAAATTATACCGGAAACATTAGGCGAGTATTCGGGGGTTCGCGATGGAACTGGAGAATTTATTTTTGAGGGTGATAGTGTTGAATTTTGTGACTTTGATTCGCTGAGAACAGGTGGCAATACAAGCGATAAAACTCGTAAGGCAAAGGTTGTATTTATACAGGGTGGCTACTTTGTTAAAGATGGCGATTATGAAGCATTGCTATATGATGCCTTGATTAACGACTCGGACTTAACAATCATCGGAAATATATATCAAAATAAAGATTTATTGGAGGACAAATAA